A single Longimicrobiales bacterium DNA region contains:
- a CDS encoding dicarboxylate/amino acid:cation symporter, whose translation MQLYTKILIGLVAGVVVGAIANWAGITWLQDLLQMIEPIGTVFIRLIMMIVIPLVVASLILGTASLGDIRKLGRLGGKTVLIYLFTTAVAVTIGLLLSNVVRPGSRIDPTTRDTIAATMADDAAGRMTLAAEKPSVGETLINMIPTNPFQAAANGELLPLIIFSIIFGAAVSLIAKDRRDTVLSFFNGVNDAVMVMIDWIMKLAPYAVFALVGSVVSSFGIDLLRSLLIYALVVAGGLLLHVLITYMGLVRFVVGLNPLDFARRIGEVPLVAFSTSSSSATLPVTMEVAQEKLGVSRETSSFVLPLGATINMDGTALYQAVAVMFIAQIYGVPMGVGEQLTIVLTATLASIGAAGVPSAGIITLILVLQSVGLGAHVQTGIALILGIDRILDMLRTAVNVTGDLTVAAVVARSEGEVLEPHPVDHPIAIGAR comes from the coding sequence GTGCAGCTCTACACCAAAATCCTGATCGGTCTCGTAGCCGGTGTCGTGGTCGGTGCGATCGCGAACTGGGCCGGGATCACGTGGTTGCAGGATCTGCTCCAGATGATCGAGCCGATCGGCACGGTGTTCATCCGGCTGATCATGATGATCGTGATTCCGCTCGTCGTCGCAAGCCTGATCCTGGGCACGGCCTCGCTGGGCGACATCCGAAAGCTCGGCCGGCTCGGCGGCAAGACCGTCCTGATCTACCTGTTCACGACGGCCGTCGCCGTCACGATCGGGCTGCTGCTCTCGAACGTGGTACGGCCCGGCTCGCGCATCGATCCGACGACGCGCGATACGATCGCCGCCACCATGGCCGATGACGCCGCCGGCCGGATGACCCTCGCCGCCGAGAAGCCCAGTGTCGGCGAGACGCTCATCAACATGATCCCGACCAACCCGTTCCAGGCCGCCGCGAACGGCGAGCTGCTCCCGCTCATCATCTTCAGCATCATCTTCGGCGCCGCGGTCAGCCTGATCGCGAAGGACCGCCGTGACACGGTGCTCTCTTTCTTTAACGGCGTCAATGACGCCGTCATGGTGATGATCGACTGGATCATGAAGCTGGCGCCCTACGCCGTCTTCGCGCTGGTCGGCTCCGTCGTATCCTCTTTCGGCATCGATCTGCTCCGTTCACTGCTGATCTACGCGCTCGTGGTCGCCGGCGGCCTTCTGCTGCACGTGCTCATCACGTATATGGGCCTGGTCAGGTTCGTGGTCGGATTGAACCCGCTCGACTTCGCGCGCCGCATCGGCGAGGTGCCGCTGGTCGCGTTCTCCACGTCCAGTTCGAGCGCGACGCTGCCCGTGACGATGGAGGTCGCACAGGAGAAGCTCGGTGTGTCCCGCGAGACGTCCAGCTTCGTGCTGCCGCTCGGTGCCACGATCAACATGGATGGAACCGCGCTCTACCAGGCCGTCGCAGTCATGTTCATCGCGCAGATCTACGGCGTACCGATGGGCGTGGGCGAGCAGCTCACGATCGTGCTCACAGCCACACTCGCCAGCATCGGTGCGGCCGGCGTGCCGAGTGCCGGCATCATCACGCTGATCCTGGTGCTCCAGTCCGTCGGCCTGGGCGCCCACGTGCAGACCGGCATCGCCCTGATCCTCGGCATCGACCGCATCCTCGATATGCTCCGCACCGCCGTCAATGTCACCGGCGACCTGACCGTGGCCGCAGTCGTGGCGAGGAGCGAGGGGGAGGTGCTGGAGCCGCATCCGGTGGATCACCCAATCGCGATTGGAGCACGCTGA
- a CDS encoding SIMPL domain-containing protein (The SIMPL domain is named for its presence in mouse protein SIMPL (signalling molecule that associates with mouse pelle-like kinase). Bacterial member BP26, from Brucella, was shown to assemble into a channel-like structure, while YggE from E. coli has been associated with resistance to oxidative stress.): MMKRIVLGALVVLLPGAAAAQERPDQPRTISVSAQGMIEREPEEGVVLLAVESEAEDARAAADANAERMTQLVAALRRAGVADRNIRTISYELRPEYRRQVEQRDEPPQIAGYRAVNMVQVTVDTVSAMGRIIDTAIASGANRVANISFRLRDPHAAHLEALAIAMRNARREAEAVAEAAGERLGTALNINTGGYQPPMPPMPMYAGRAEMDMAMAPSTPVETGTLTVVATVNVVYQLAGTR; this comes from the coding sequence ATGATGAAGCGAATTGTGCTGGGCGCGCTGGTGGTCCTGCTGCCGGGCGCGGCGGCGGCGCAGGAGCGGCCTGATCAGCCGCGGACGATCTCGGTGAGCGCACAGGGAATGATCGAGCGCGAGCCGGAGGAAGGCGTGGTCCTCCTGGCCGTCGAGAGCGAGGCGGAGGATGCGCGCGCGGCTGCGGACGCCAATGCGGAGCGGATGACACAGCTCGTGGCAGCGCTGCGGCGCGCGGGTGTGGCCGACCGCAACATCCGCACGATCTCCTACGAGCTGCGGCCCGAATACCGTCGTCAGGTCGAGCAGCGCGATGAGCCGCCGCAGATTGCCGGCTACCGTGCTGTCAACATGGTGCAGGTGACGGTCGACACCGTGTCCGCGATGGGTCGCATCATCGACACGGCCATCGCGAGCGGCGCCAACCGCGTGGCGAACATCAGCTTCAGGCTGCGCGACCCGCACGCCGCACATCTCGAAGCACTGGCGATTGCCATGCGCAACGCGCGCCGTGAGGCGGAGGCCGTGGCGGAAGCCGCCGGCGAGCGGCTGGGAACGGCACTCAACATCAACACCGGCGGCTACCAGCCCCCGATGCCGCCCATGCCCATGTACGCCGGCCGCGCCGAAATGGACATGGCCATGGCGCCGAGCACGCCCGTCGAGACGGGCACGCTTACTGTCGTGGCGACCGTGAACGTCGTCTACCAGCTCGCCGGAACACGGTGA
- a CDS encoding S16 family serine protease produces MSPSRQGTRAETLPIVPLRSTTVYPLGVIGVQIGIPTTLELLAQHPEAGLIVAVAVADGGPDEPVDPRNLEKIAVRARVSDRLNMPGGTVQLTLQGVERVQLSEVREHDGYYVGTVTPVEQQPVDEAAAQELIARILNALEIMSSEVERVPREVPRILRMNLADPGRFTDLVATLSNFSVQDKDAIVQRVDVQERLSYALCQLESQLSRVRQIASDEEQSQTAEPATDALPQTAMERAAELRQRIKMMQSQLGDVDPLEREVIDSMRRIEVTDMPARVAAAARTEVERLRSVGGVGPEAGEIRSYVDWLIHLPWRDTATAGPAEIDLGAVETAMNDALLGLDEQKERLLDHLAVAKLRGDFRGPIPCIVGPPDVGKSSLVAALARGLGRPLARIDLGGRGEAQLIGTRRTRAGAQPGKIVGALRDVAHRDPLMVLQEMDEIGLGKVEGDPIEAMEEVLDWENRVGFVDRYIDLPVDLSDVLFIAVAQDFYRVPRDLREMMVEIRIAGYTPEEKMEIARQKLLPKLISEHGLGDEIEFNEAGLSFLAYGYARDAGVAMLRRSLETLLRTRARARTSGDDSRWIIDPERIEEILGLPRYTPTPAESSPEVGVVTGLAWTAAGGELMFIEALRMPGSGRLIITGMLGEVMRESVNAAYSYVRSRGEELRITEEDFRESDIHVHFPVGAIPKDGPSAGIAVTLAIASTLSNRPVRHDIAMTGEVTLRGKVLEIGGVKEKVLAAHRAGIRDVILPRGNERDLRDVPSDVRENIVFHFVERMDEVIQLALFNGKAGAGGGAGRTSRARGVRAARQKED; encoded by the coding sequence ATGAGCCCTAGTCGACAAGGTACCCGAGCCGAAACGCTGCCGATCGTACCATTGCGCAGCACCACAGTCTATCCGCTCGGCGTCATCGGCGTTCAGATAGGCATCCCGACCACACTCGAGCTGCTCGCCCAGCACCCCGAAGCGGGACTGATCGTCGCGGTTGCCGTCGCGGACGGCGGACCCGACGAGCCGGTCGACCCCAGGAACCTCGAGAAGATCGCTGTCCGTGCGCGCGTCTCCGATCGGCTCAACATGCCCGGCGGCACGGTCCAGCTGACGCTCCAGGGTGTCGAGCGCGTCCAGCTCTCGGAAGTCCGTGAGCACGACGGCTACTACGTCGGTACCGTGACACCGGTCGAGCAGCAGCCCGTCGATGAGGCAGCAGCACAGGAGCTGATCGCCCGCATCCTGAACGCGCTCGAGATCATGTCATCGGAAGTCGAGCGCGTACCCCGTGAAGTGCCGCGCATCCTGCGAATGAACCTGGCCGATCCCGGTCGCTTCACCGACCTGGTCGCGACACTGTCGAACTTCAGCGTGCAGGACAAGGACGCGATCGTCCAGCGCGTGGACGTTCAGGAGCGGCTGTCGTACGCGCTCTGCCAGCTCGAGAGCCAGCTCAGTCGCGTGCGCCAGATCGCGTCCGACGAGGAGCAGAGTCAGACGGCGGAACCCGCTACGGATGCCCTACCGCAGACCGCCATGGAGCGCGCGGCGGAGCTGCGTCAGCGCATCAAGATGATGCAGTCGCAGCTCGGCGATGTCGATCCGCTGGAGCGCGAAGTCATCGATTCGATGCGACGCATCGAGGTCACGGACATGCCCGCGCGTGTCGCCGCAGCCGCACGCACCGAGGTCGAACGACTGCGCAGCGTCGGCGGCGTCGGGCCGGAGGCCGGCGAGATACGCAGCTATGTGGACTGGCTCATCCACCTGCCCTGGCGCGACACGGCAACGGCCGGTCCCGCGGAGATCGACCTGGGCGCCGTCGAGACCGCCATGAACGACGCGCTGCTCGGCCTGGACGAGCAGAAGGAACGGCTGCTCGATCATCTCGCGGTCGCGAAACTGCGTGGCGATTTCCGCGGCCCGATCCCCTGCATTGTCGGTCCGCCCGATGTCGGCAAGTCTTCGCTCGTGGCCGCGCTCGCACGCGGACTGGGCCGCCCGCTCGCCCGCATCGACCTGGGCGGGCGCGGTGAGGCCCAGCTGATCGGCACGCGGCGCACGCGCGCGGGCGCGCAGCCCGGCAAGATCGTCGGTGCGCTGCGCGACGTCGCCCATCGCGATCCGCTGATGGTGCTCCAGGAGATGGATGAGATCGGGCTCGGCAAGGTCGAGGGCGACCCGATCGAGGCGATGGAGGAAGTACTCGACTGGGAGAATCGCGTGGGCTTCGTCGATCGCTACATCGACCTGCCCGTCGATCTTTCCGACGTGCTGTTCATCGCAGTTGCGCAGGACTTCTATCGCGTCCCGCGCGATCTCCGCGAGATGATGGTCGAGATCCGCATCGCCGGTTACACGCCGGAAGAGAAGATGGAGATCGCGCGGCAGAAGCTCCTGCCCAAGCTCATCTCCGAGCACGGCCTCGGCGATGAGATCGAGTTCAACGAAGCGGGCCTCTCGTTCCTCGCCTACGGTTACGCCCGCGACGCCGGCGTCGCCATGCTGCGTCGCTCACTCGAGACGCTCCTGCGCACACGCGCCCGCGCACGCACGTCCGGCGATGATTCGCGCTGGATTATCGACCCGGAGCGCATCGAGGAGATCCTCGGACTGCCGCGTTACACGCCGACACCCGCGGAAAGCTCGCCGGAAGTCGGTGTCGTCACCGGCCTGGCGTGGACCGCCGCGGGCGGCGAGCTGATGTTCATCGAGGCACTGCGCATGCCGGGCTCCGGCCGGCTCATCATCACGGGCATGCTCGGTGAGGTGATGCGCGAGTCCGTGAACGCCGCCTACTCGTACGTGCGCAGCCGCGGCGAGGAGCTGCGGATCACGGAGGAGGACTTCCGCGAGAGCGACATCCATGTCCACTTCCCCGTCGGCGCCATCCCGAAGGACGGCCCGTCCGCCGGCATCGCGGTGACACTCGCCATCGCATCGACACTCTCGAACCGGCCGGTCCGCCACGACATCGCCATGACGGGCGAGGTCACCCTGCGCGGCAAGGTGCTGGAGATCGGTGGTGTGAAGGAGAAGGTTCTGGCCGCCCACCGCGCGGGTATCCGCGATGTCATCCTCCCGCGCGGCAACGAGCGCGACCTGCGCGACGTCCCCTCCGATGTGCGCGAGAACATCGTGTTCCACTTCGTCGAGCGGATGGACGAGGTGATCCAGCTCGCGCTGTTCAACGGCAAGGCCGGTGCAGGCGGAGGGGCCGGGAGGACGAGTCGCGCGCGGGGGGTGCGGGCGGCGCGGCAGAAGGAGGACTAG
- a CDS encoding ABC transporter ATP-binding protein encodes MIRLEGVTKRYGRFTAVQPLDLEVGAGELFGFLGPNGAGKTTTIRMVTGVLRPTEGRVFIAGHDMLTDPVSAKRHIGYIPDRPSLYEKLTGSEFLRFVSGLWGRDGAAAEQRAGELLELFELTAWRDTLVESYSHGMRQKLLIASALVHSPDVIIVDEPMVGLDPKAARMIKDLLRIFVDQGGTVFLSTHTLEVAEALCDRIAILHQGAIRASGTMQELRAEAAAGAAGLEEVFLKLTGSENVKEIVTSLRASGAA; translated from the coding sequence ATGATCCGTCTCGAAGGCGTAACCAAGCGGTACGGCCGGTTCACGGCTGTACAGCCGCTCGACCTGGAGGTGGGTGCGGGGGAGCTGTTCGGCTTCCTCGGGCCGAACGGTGCCGGGAAGACCACGACCATCCGCATGGTGACGGGCGTGCTGCGCCCCACCGAAGGCCGCGTATTCATCGCGGGACACGACATGCTGACGGACCCGGTGAGCGCCAAGCGCCACATCGGCTACATACCGGATCGGCCGTCGCTCTACGAGAAGCTCACGGGCTCGGAGTTCCTGCGCTTCGTGAGCGGACTGTGGGGGCGGGACGGTGCGGCGGCGGAGCAGCGCGCGGGAGAGCTGCTGGAGCTGTTCGAGCTGACTGCATGGCGCGACACGCTGGTGGAGAGCTACAGCCACGGCATGAGGCAGAAGCTGCTGATCGCGTCGGCGCTCGTGCACTCACCCGATGTCATCATCGTCGATGAGCCGATGGTCGGTCTCGACCCGAAGGCCGCGCGCATGATCAAGGACCTGCTGCGCATCTTCGTCGATCAGGGCGGTACTGTGTTCCTGTCGACGCACACGCTCGAGGTTGCGGAAGCGCTGTGCGACCGCATTGCCATCCTGCACCAGGGCGCCATACGCGCGAGCGGCACCATGCAGGAGCTCCGCGCCGAGGCCGCCGCGGGCGCGGCAGGCCTGGAGGAGGTGTTCCTCAAGCTCACGGGCAGTGAGAACGTGAAGGAGATCGTTACATCCCTGCGCGCTTCGGGGGCAGCGTGA
- a CDS encoding 3'(2'),5'-bisphosphate nucleotidase CysQ, which yields MSEQEADLALAIDAARSAGAAVMRYFGGDLVVRHKTPDQPLTEADLTANAMLHEQLIGARPGYGWLSEETRDHPDRLARSRVWIVDPIDGTTSFIAALPEFSISVGLVEAGVPIVGVVYNPAREEMYYAARGAGAFISRGGAAAERLRVSGRQVGDQVTMLASRSEIAAGELDPFRGGWRIEPAGSTAYKLAGVAAGTGEAFVSRGPKSEWDICAGVLLVSEAGGRATDLNGAAPRFNREDPYVHGILATNGVLHDAVLTGISEMPAAPRLRTRPDPLHSGLNEESDTWES from the coding sequence ATGAGTGAGCAGGAGGCCGATCTCGCGCTTGCGATCGATGCCGCGCGGAGCGCTGGTGCGGCGGTCATGCGCTATTTCGGCGGCGACCTGGTGGTACGGCACAAGACGCCGGATCAGCCGCTGACGGAGGCGGACCTGACGGCGAACGCCATGCTGCATGAGCAGCTGATCGGAGCGCGGCCCGGCTACGGCTGGCTCTCGGAGGAGACGCGCGATCATCCGGACCGCCTCGCGCGGAGCCGGGTATGGATCGTGGACCCGATCGACGGGACGACCTCATTCATCGCGGCGCTCCCGGAGTTCTCGATTTCGGTGGGACTGGTGGAGGCTGGCGTTCCGATCGTGGGCGTGGTGTACAATCCTGCGCGTGAGGAGATGTACTACGCGGCGCGAGGAGCGGGCGCATTCATCTCACGCGGTGGAGCGGCTGCCGAGCGGCTGCGCGTGAGCGGTCGGCAGGTCGGTGACCAGGTGACCATGCTCGCGTCACGCAGTGAGATTGCTGCGGGCGAGCTCGACCCGTTTCGCGGCGGCTGGCGGATCGAGCCGGCCGGCAGCACGGCATACAAGCTGGCGGGTGTGGCCGCGGGCACCGGCGAAGCGTTCGTGAGTCGCGGTCCGAAGAGTGAATGGGACATCTGCGCGGGCGTGCTGCTGGTCTCGGAAGCGGGCGGGCGCGCGACCGACCTGAACGGTGCGGCGCCGCGTTTCAACCGCGAGGACCCATATGTGCACGGAATCCTCGCGACGAACGGTGTGCTGCATGATGCGGTGCTGACGGGGATCAGCGAGATGCCGGCCGCCCCGCGCCTGCGCACGCGGCCGGACCCGCTGCACTCCGGTCTGAACGAGGAGAGTGATACATGGGAATCCTGA
- a CDS encoding sugar phosphate nucleotidyltransferase encodes MKVIIPLAGKGTRLRPHTYTTPKPLLHVGGRPVMSYILDDLRELGVDEAVFITGYLREKIEEYIGREYSDFTAHFVEQPVQNGTAGAVQLAEEFVDSDVLIIFVDTLFDADLSLVKRLPEEYAGVIWAKEVEDYQRFGVIVKDADGNMKRIVEKPTDPISKLANIGLYYIRDWKLLFKGIRATMEGPKGKSGEYYLTDAFQYMIDHGAKIRVEEVTGWYDCGQLETLIDTNRYLLENGRGRMPDGDRDTRITQPVRIEEGVTVENCEIGPNVTVETGSVLRNAKLRDTVVGESVTIEDAELHDSMIGDNAVVRGVRGAVSIGNESRVDGS; translated from the coding sequence GTGAAAGTCATCATACCGCTGGCAGGCAAAGGGACCCGTCTCAGGCCCCACACCTACACCACGCCGAAGCCGCTGCTGCACGTGGGCGGCCGCCCGGTCATGAGCTACATCCTCGACGACCTTCGCGAGCTGGGCGTGGATGAGGCCGTGTTCATCACCGGCTACCTCAGGGAGAAGATCGAGGAATACATCGGTCGCGAGTACAGTGACTTCACGGCACACTTCGTCGAGCAGCCCGTGCAGAACGGGACGGCAGGGGCGGTCCAGCTGGCGGAGGAGTTCGTCGATTCCGATGTGCTGATCATCTTCGTGGACACACTCTTCGACGCGGATCTCTCGCTCGTGAAGCGCCTGCCGGAGGAGTACGCGGGTGTGATCTGGGCCAAGGAGGTGGAGGACTATCAGCGGTTCGGCGTCATCGTGAAGGATGCGGATGGCAACATGAAGCGCATCGTCGAGAAGCCGACGGATCCCATCTCGAAGCTCGCGAACATCGGACTCTATTACATTCGCGACTGGAAGCTCCTGTTCAAGGGTATTCGCGCGACGATGGAAGGACCGAAGGGTAAGTCCGGTGAGTACTACCTGACGGACGCGTTCCAGTACATGATCGACCACGGCGCGAAGATCCGCGTGGAAGAGGTGACCGGGTGGTACGACTGCGGCCAGCTCGAGACGCTGATAGACACGAACCGCTACCTGCTGGAGAACGGGCGGGGGCGCATGCCGGACGGCGACCGCGACACGCGCATTACGCAGCCGGTCCGCATCGAGGAAGGTGTCACGGTGGAGAACTGCGAGATCGGGCCGAACGTGACGGTCGAGACGGGCAGTGTGCTGCGCAACGCGAAGCTGCGCGACACGGTCGTCGGTGAGTCCGTGACGATCGAGGACGCCGAGCTGCACGACTCCATGATTGGGGACAATGCCGTGGTGCGCGGGGTCAGGGGGGCGGTTTCGATCGGGAACGAGTCCCGGGTGGACGGCTCCTGA
- a CDS encoding M20/M25/M40 family metallo-hydrolase: MAESTVVSASSAFETARERIIETDELTLRHMCDATRIAAPSGSEGARGRWFADRLHELGLAPVTDAAGNVHATTPSADVHATRLVIAAHLDTVFSADTPLDVRRDGDRFTGPGISDNSRGLAGLLALARGLHAAGWPTLRPVAILATVGEEGAGDLRGVKHYFAHHTERTAAFIALDGAGAGRVITAGVGSRRLRVTFRGPGGHSWSDWGAPNAIHAAGRAIAGLTAIRLPSAPRTTLSVGRIGGGTSINAIPGEAWFEVDLRSEAVLPLQELEMSVRDQIERARRAEARTRELEVQVLVVGDRPAGRTPESDPLVQSAMAATRDIGLTPHLASSSTDANVPMAAGIPAIAIGAGGEAGGTHTLREWYDNRGGPAGLERALRVVLETAGLA, encoded by the coding sequence ATGGCAGAATCCACAGTCGTGTCAGCCTCCAGCGCGTTCGAGACCGCGCGTGAGCGGATCATCGAGACCGATGAGCTGACACTCCGGCACATGTGCGACGCGACGCGGATCGCCGCGCCGAGCGGCAGTGAGGGTGCGCGCGGCCGCTGGTTTGCGGACCGGCTGCACGAGCTGGGTCTCGCACCGGTGACGGATGCCGCAGGCAACGTCCATGCAACGACGCCGTCTGCGGACGTGCACGCGACGCGGCTCGTGATCGCGGCCCATCTCGATACCGTGTTCAGCGCGGACACCCCTCTCGATGTGCGCCGTGACGGCGACCGGTTCACGGGGCCGGGTATCTCCGACAACTCGCGCGGTCTCGCCGGCCTGCTGGCGCTGGCGCGCGGCCTGCACGCCGCCGGCTGGCCCACACTCCGGCCGGTCGCAATCCTCGCGACGGTCGGTGAAGAGGGCGCCGGTGACCTGCGCGGCGTGAAACACTACTTCGCGCACCACACCGAGCGAACGGCTGCATTCATTGCTCTGGACGGTGCCGGCGCTGGACGCGTGATCACAGCGGGTGTCGGCTCGCGGCGCTTGCGCGTCACGTTCCGCGGACCCGGCGGCCACTCGTGGTCGGACTGGGGCGCGCCCAATGCCATCCATGCGGCCGGCCGCGCGATCGCCGGACTGACAGCGATCCGGCTGCCCTCCGCGCCTCGGACCACCTTGAGTGTCGGCCGGATTGGCGGTGGCACGAGCATCAACGCGATTCCGGGGGAGGCCTGGTTCGAGGTGGACCTGCGCAGTGAGGCGGTCCTCCCGCTACAGGAGCTGGAGATGTCGGTGCGCGATCAGATCGAACGGGCGCGCCGCGCCGAGGCGCGGACGCGCGAGCTGGAGGTGCAGGTGCTGGTGGTGGGCGATCGCCCGGCCGGCCGTACGCCCGAATCGGACCCGCTCGTTCAGTCAGCCATGGCGGCCACGCGGGACATCGGCCTGACGCCGCATCTGGCGAGCTCGAGCACTGACGCCAATGTACCAATGGCGGCGGGAATACCAGCGATCGCCATCGGGGCGGGCGGCGAGGCGGGCGGTACGCACACGCTGCGGGAATGGTATGACAACCGCGGCGGGCCGGCCGGACTGGAACGCGCGTTGAGAGTCGTGCTGGAAACCGCGGGCCTGGCCTGA
- a CDS encoding thioesterase family protein produces MSGADDGWFRTPVSVRFRDLDAMGHAHHTLPLIYLEEARAAFWRELRGSAAVESIDYVMAEITVRFHARIRYPSDVTVGLAVQRVGAKSFTTGFEVRSADGELLSSGSAVQVSYDYGADRSKPIDGHVRSALEAWLARYQNSSAMPADTAPIIPPST; encoded by the coding sequence TTGAGCGGTGCCGATGACGGCTGGTTCCGGACTCCGGTGTCCGTGCGCTTCCGCGACCTGGACGCGATGGGCCATGCGCACCACACGCTGCCGCTGATCTATCTCGAAGAGGCGCGTGCGGCCTTCTGGCGCGAGTTGAGGGGCAGCGCCGCAGTGGAGTCGATCGACTACGTAATGGCGGAGATCACCGTGCGGTTCCACGCACGGATCCGCTACCCGTCGGATGTGACAGTGGGACTGGCAGTGCAGCGAGTGGGCGCGAAGAGTTTCACGACCGGGTTCGAGGTCCGCAGTGCGGACGGTGAGCTGTTGTCGAGCGGGAGCGCGGTGCAGGTCTCTTACGACTACGGTGCCGACCGCTCGAAGCCGATCGATGGCCATGTGCGCAGCGCGCTGGAGGCATGGCTGGCGCGTTATCAGAACAGCAGTGCGATGCCCGCCGATACCGCGCCTATCATTCCTCCCAGCACGTAG
- a CDS encoding DUF445 family protein has translation MNDDVLRTLLTIAFGALAGGSTNAIAVWMLFHPYEPPRLFGRRIRMLQGAIPKNNDRLAVAMGRTVGTKLLTPDDLARTLTEPSFRTAFDERLQAFIASVFDERRGAIATLLPPQAVDELRALMLNGADTLLARLDTYLASDAFRSAVERWIELLREELRERPVGELLTQERQIALAGAAERWLAEAVEGEAFAGAIQDYVDRGALRLLKPDRTFEQLLPPGLVAALERAIAGYLPIAIERLGGMLDDPGARAKVEQVLHELLDRFMKDLKFHQRLVAALLITPETVDRVLKAVEREGAAKISELLLDESVREAMARGVNNAIVEFLARPVVSVLGAPGDESVENAKETVVRWFVDIARDPQTRGFAVEKLRGLLESAHGRTWGELLRHLPTDRAADAIVTAAQSERAGELYRDAAVKGVDWILERPIGRIADKLGEESAERAERALSDPLWRWVQEQVPPIAQRVDIAGRVETKIREFPMAQLESLVRGVTERELKLIVKLGYVLGGMIGAVSAGIALLF, from the coding sequence GTGAATGATGACGTCCTGAGAACACTGCTGACGATTGCGTTCGGCGCACTGGCGGGCGGCAGCACGAACGCGATCGCCGTGTGGATGCTCTTCCATCCATACGAACCGCCGCGCCTGTTCGGCCGCCGTATCCGCATGCTGCAGGGCGCCATCCCGAAGAACAACGACCGCCTTGCCGTGGCCATGGGTCGCACGGTCGGCACGAAGCTGCTCACCCCCGACGACCTGGCACGCACGCTCACCGAGCCGTCGTTCCGCACCGCATTCGACGAGCGCCTCCAGGCGTTCATCGCGTCCGTATTCGATGAGCGCCGCGGCGCCATCGCCACGCTGCTCCCGCCGCAGGCCGTCGACGAGCTGCGCGCGCTCATGCTCAACGGCGCGGATACGCTGCTCGCACGTCTGGATACGTACCTGGCCAGCGACGCGTTCCGTTCTGCCGTGGAACGGTGGATCGAGCTGCTCAGGGAGGAGCTGCGGGAACGCCCGGTCGGCGAGCTGCTCACGCAGGAACGGCAGATCGCACTCGCCGGGGCCGCCGAGCGCTGGCTCGCGGAGGCGGTGGAGGGCGAAGCGTTCGCGGGCGCCATCCAGGACTACGTCGACCGGGGTGCGCTGCGCCTGCTCAAGCCGGACCGCACATTCGAGCAGTTGCTCCCGCCGGGCCTCGTGGCCGCCCTGGAGCGTGCCATTGCAGGCTACCTGCCGATCGCGATCGAGCGACTCGGTGGCATGCTGGACGATCCGGGCGCACGCGCGAAGGTCGAGCAGGTGCTGCATGAGCTGCTCGACCGGTTCATGAAGGACCTCAAGTTCCACCAGCGGCTGGTCGCCGCCCTGCTCATCACTCCGGAGACCGTGGACCGCGTGCTGAAGGCGGTCGAGCGCGAGGGTGCCGCGAAGATCTCCGAGCTCCTGCTCGACGAGTCCGTGCGCGAGGCGATGGCGCGTGGCGTCAACAACGCCATAGTCGAGTTCCTCGCGCGGCCTGTCGTCTCCGTGCTCGGCGCACCGGGCGATGAGTCCGTCGAGAACGCGAAGGAGACCGTCGTCCGCTGGTTCGTCGACATTGCACGCGACCCGCAGACGCGCGGCTTCGCCGTCGAGAAACTGCGCGGCCTGCTGGAGAGCGCGCACGGCCGCACGTGGGGCGAGCTGCTGCGGCACCTGCCGACGGATCGCGCGGCCGACGCCATCGTCACGGCTGCACAGAGCGAACGTGCGGGCGAGCTGTACCGGGATGCGGCCGTGAAGGGTGTGGACTGGATACTGGAGCGCCCGATCGGCCGCATTGCCGACAAGCTGGGTGAGGAATCGGCCGAGCGCGCCGAGCGTGCATTGTCGGATCCGCTCTGGCGCTGGGTACAGGAGCAGGTCCCGCCGATCGCGCAGCGCGTCGACATCGCGGGCCGCGTGGAGACGAAGATCCGCGAGTTCCCGATGGCGCAGCTGGAGTCTCTCGTGCGCGGCGTCACCGAGCGCGAGCTGAAGCTGATCGTGAAGCTCGGCTACGTGCTGGGAGGAATGATAGGCGCGGTATCGGCGGGCATCGCACTGCTGTTCTGA